A region from the Streptomyces tsukubensis genome encodes:
- a CDS encoding UDP-N-acetylmuramoyl-L-alanyl-D-glutamate--2,6-diaminopimelate ligase: protein MTTITPDPGNHGPGRTSFGPPHTEPGTLTAVPHPDQYGNTARPSPSEAAPPSQPGAPRPDRTRPTPLAELAALLGVSTPEAPPGGDPVEVTGITHDSRAVRPGDLYAALPGARVHGAEFAGQAAALGAVAVLTDPAGADRAAAAGLPALVVDAPRARMGALAAEIYGRPGEALLRIGVTGTSGKTTTTFLVEGGLRAAGRTTGLIGGVETRIGAESVKSERTTPEATDLQALFAVMRERGVEAVAMEVSSHALVLGRVDGCVFDVAVFNNLSPEHMEFHSDMEDYYRAKAVLFTPARSVRGVVNLDDEWGRRLASEATVPVTTFSAEGDPDADWRAEDVELGAVGSTFTVVAPDGTRIPATAPLPGPFNVANTLAAVVALATAGTDPRTAADGVAAVPGVPGRLERVDAGQPYLAVVDYAHKTDAVESVLRSLRKVTKGRLHIVLGCGGDRDTTKRAPMGAAAARYADTAVLTSDNPRSEDPLAILATMLSGAATVPAHERGRVLVEADRAAAIAAAVARAEPGDTVLVAGKGHEQGQDTAGVVRPFDDRVVLRDAIRATSAASHETPRG from the coding sequence GTGACGACGATCACCCCCGATCCCGGGAACCACGGACCCGGGCGGACCTCTTTTGGCCCCCCGCACACCGAGCCCGGTACGCTCACCGCCGTGCCCCACCCTGATCAGTACGGAAACACCGCCCGGCCCTCCCCGTCCGAAGCCGCCCCGCCGTCGCAGCCGGGAGCGCCCCGTCCGGACCGGACCCGCCCCACGCCCCTCGCGGAACTGGCGGCCCTGCTGGGGGTGAGCACCCCGGAGGCCCCACCGGGCGGGGACCCCGTCGAGGTCACGGGCATCACCCACGACTCCCGCGCGGTACGCCCCGGTGACCTGTACGCCGCCCTGCCCGGCGCCCGCGTCCACGGCGCCGAGTTCGCCGGCCAGGCCGCCGCGCTGGGCGCCGTCGCCGTCCTCACCGACCCGGCGGGCGCCGACCGCGCCGCCGCGGCCGGGCTGCCCGCCCTCGTCGTCGACGCCCCCCGCGCCCGGATGGGCGCCCTGGCCGCCGAGATCTACGGCCGGCCGGGCGAGGCACTGCTCCGGATCGGCGTCACCGGCACCTCCGGCAAGACCACCACCACCTTCCTGGTCGAAGGCGGTCTGCGGGCCGCCGGACGCACCACGGGCCTGATCGGCGGAGTGGAGACCCGGATCGGCGCCGAGAGCGTCAAATCCGAACGCACCACCCCCGAGGCCACCGACCTCCAGGCCCTCTTCGCCGTGATGCGCGAACGCGGTGTCGAAGCGGTCGCCATGGAGGTCTCCAGCCACGCCCTCGTGCTCGGCCGGGTCGACGGCTGCGTCTTCGACGTCGCCGTCTTCAACAACCTCAGCCCGGAGCACATGGAGTTCCACTCCGACATGGAGGACTACTACCGGGCCAAGGCGGTGCTGTTCACACCCGCCCGCAGCGTCCGGGGCGTGGTCAACCTCGACGACGAATGGGGCCGCAGGCTGGCCTCGGAGGCGACCGTACCGGTCACCACGTTCTCCGCCGAGGGCGATCCGGACGCCGACTGGCGCGCCGAGGACGTCGAACTCGGCGCCGTCGGCTCCACCTTCACCGTCGTGGCCCCCGACGGGACCCGTATCCCCGCCACGGCCCCGCTGCCCGGACCGTTCAACGTCGCCAACACCCTCGCCGCCGTCGTCGCCCTCGCCACTGCCGGGACCGACCCGCGGACGGCCGCCGACGGCGTCGCCGCCGTCCCCGGGGTCCCCGGCCGGCTGGAGCGCGTGGACGCCGGTCAGCCGTATCTGGCCGTCGTCGACTACGCCCACAAGACCGACGCCGTCGAATCGGTCCTCCGCTCCCTGCGCAAGGTCACCAAGGGCAGACTGCACATCGTCCTCGGCTGCGGCGGCGACCGCGACACCACCAAACGCGCCCCCATGGGCGCCGCCGCCGCCCGCTACGCCGATACGGCCGTCCTGACCTCCGACAACCCGCGCTCCGAGGACCCCCTGGCCATCCTCGCCACCATGCTCTCCGGAGCCGCCACGGTCCCGGCCCATGAACGCGGCCGGGTCCTCGTCGAGGCCGACCGGGCCGCGGCCATCGCCGCCGCCGTCGCCCGCGCCGAGCCCGGCGACACCGTCCTGGTCGCCGGAAAGGGCCATGAGCAGGGCCAGGACACCGCCGGAGTCGTCCGCCCCTTCGACGACCGGGTGGTACTGCGCGACGCGATTCGCGCCACCTCCGCCGCATCGCACGAGACCCCCCGGGGATGA
- a CDS encoding peptidoglycan D,D-transpeptidase FtsI family protein, which translates to MLAFVVRLLQVQAVDAEAYAAKAEKSRYLSVRLAAERGEITDRAGIALATSVDAYDITADPKMFTPEESKVRDAPEQAAALLSPILKVPAPDLVKKLRTPKSRYTVLARRQTPQVWNQIKDLRSVFAEKAREEKPKGGPGVSVLAGVFQEPSSRRVYPNGELAAGILGYVNASGRGGGGLESMLDKQLAGQDGEITYAQSGGRRVPTAGGTRETPAVPGSDIELTIDRDIQWAAQKAISDQVAKSRADRGYVVVQDTRTGEILAMANAPGFDPGDLSRADPAGLGNAALQDAYEPGSTAKVISMAAVLEEGAATPDTHVVVPNRLHRGDRLFKDDIDHPTWYLTLNGVLAKSSNIGTILATGQLGKTQPQANRVLHTYLRKFGLGSPTGLRYPGETPGILAPPSKWSTSQQYTIPFGQGLSLNAVQAASVYSTVANGGVRIDPTLVRGTKGPDGRFTAAPAPGKTRVVSERTATTLAKMLESVVGDEEGTGTKARIPGYRVAGKTGTANRVDPELGRYRGYTSSFAGFAPSDKPRITVYCAIQNPTRGSYFGGQICGPIYQKVMAFALKTLQVPPTGAEPAGLPVTFDPGD; encoded by the coding sequence ATGCTGGCCTTCGTGGTCCGCCTCCTCCAGGTCCAGGCCGTGGACGCCGAGGCGTACGCGGCCAAGGCCGAGAAGAGCCGCTACCTCAGCGTCCGGCTCGCCGCCGAGCGCGGGGAGATCACCGACCGCGCCGGGATCGCCCTGGCCACCAGTGTCGACGCCTACGACATCACCGCCGACCCCAAGATGTTCACCCCCGAGGAGAGCAAGGTCCGCGACGCCCCGGAACAGGCCGCGGCCCTGCTCTCCCCGATCCTCAAGGTCCCGGCGCCCGATCTGGTGAAGAAGCTGCGGACCCCCAAGTCCCGCTACACCGTCCTGGCCCGCCGCCAGACGCCCCAGGTGTGGAACCAGATCAAAGACCTGCGGAGCGTCTTCGCCGAGAAGGCCCGTGAGGAGAAGCCGAAGGGCGGCCCGGGCGTCAGCGTCCTCGCCGGGGTCTTCCAGGAGCCCAGCAGCCGCCGGGTCTACCCGAACGGCGAACTCGCCGCCGGGATACTGGGCTATGTGAACGCCTCCGGCCGCGGCGGCGGGGGCCTGGAGTCCATGCTCGACAAGCAGCTCGCCGGGCAGGACGGCGAGATCACCTACGCCCAGTCCGGCGGCCGCCGCGTACCCACCGCGGGCGGCACCCGCGAGACCCCCGCCGTCCCCGGCTCCGATATCGAGCTGACGATCGACCGCGATATCCAGTGGGCCGCCCAGAAGGCGATCAGCGACCAGGTCGCGAAGTCCCGCGCCGACCGCGGCTACGTGGTCGTCCAGGACACCCGGACCGGCGAGATCCTCGCCATGGCCAACGCCCCCGGCTTCGACCCGGGCGACCTGAGCCGCGCCGACCCCGCCGGTCTCGGCAACGCCGCGCTCCAGGACGCCTACGAACCCGGCTCCACGGCCAAGGTCATCTCCATGGCCGCCGTCCTGGAGGAAGGCGCTGCGACCCCCGACACCCATGTGGTGGTGCCCAACCGGCTGCACCGCGGAGACCGGCTCTTCAAGGACGACATCGACCACCCCACCTGGTACCTGACCCTCAACGGCGTCCTCGCCAAGTCCAGCAACATCGGCACCATCCTGGCCACCGGCCAGCTGGGGAAGACCCAGCCGCAGGCCAACCGGGTGCTCCACACCTATCTGCGGAAGTTCGGCCTCGGCAGCCCCACCGGACTGCGCTACCCGGGCGAGACCCCGGGCATCCTCGCCCCTCCGTCGAAGTGGTCCACCTCCCAGCAGTACACGATCCCCTTCGGACAGGGCCTCTCCCTCAACGCCGTCCAGGCCGCCTCCGTCTACTCGACGGTCGCCAACGGCGGCGTCCGCATCGACCCCACACTGGTCCGCGGCACCAAGGGCCCCGACGGGCGGTTCACCGCCGCCCCCGCCCCCGGGAAGACCCGGGTCGTCAGCGAGCGGACCGCCACCACCCTGGCGAAGATGCTGGAGTCCGTCGTCGGTGACGAGGAGGGCACCGGAACCAAGGCCCGCATCCCCGGCTACCGCGTCGCCGGCAAGACCGGCACCGCCAACCGGGTCGACCCGGAGCTCGGCCGCTACCGCGGCTACACCTCCTCCTTCGCGGGATTCGCCCCCTCCGACAAACCGCGGATCACGGTCTACTGCGCGATCCAGAACCCCACCCGCGGCAGCTACTTCGGCGGCCAGATCTGCGGCCCCATCTACCAGAAGGTCATGGCGTTCGCCCTGAAGACCCTCCAGGTCCCGCCGACCGGGGCGGAGCCCGCCGGGCTGCCCGTCACGTTCGACCCGGGCGACTGA
- a CDS encoding FtsB family cell division protein, translating into MVSTAGKQLRGRAARLARLMPAGPSNAARTPFVLLVVVLLGGGLITLLLLNSSLNEGSFELSELKRKTTELTDEQQALQRDVDDRSAPDALERRAAELGMVPGSGPAFIDPDGTVRGVPGRASAPPPEPEPSASAATGASPAAGAPPGPGPLTGPGRSPAPPTAPADESAPSAPTPSGR; encoded by the coding sequence ATGGTGAGCACAGCGGGCAAACAGCTCAGGGGACGCGCCGCGAGACTCGCCCGGCTGATGCCCGCGGGCCCCAGCAACGCCGCCCGTACCCCCTTCGTCCTGCTGGTGGTCGTCCTCCTCGGCGGCGGGCTGATCACCCTGCTGCTGCTGAACTCGTCCCTCAACGAGGGCTCGTTCGAACTGAGCGAGCTGAAACGCAAGACGACCGAGCTGACCGACGAACAGCAGGCGCTCCAGCGGGACGTGGACGACCGGTCGGCACCCGACGCGCTGGAACGCCGGGCCGCGGAGCTGGGCATGGTCCCCGGCAGCGGCCCCGCCTTCATCGACCCGGACGGAACGGTCCGGGGCGTCCCCGGCCGGGCCTCGGCCCCGCCCCCCGAACCGGAGCCCTCCGCCTCCGCAGCCACCGGAGCCTCACCCGCCGCCGGAGCCCCACCCGGACCCGGCCCCCTCACCGGCCCCGGCCGGTCACCCGCCCCGCCCACCGCCCCGGCCGACGAGTCCGCGCCGTCGGCCCCGACGCCCTCCGGCAGGTGA